Proteins encoded in a region of the Cytobacillus pseudoceanisediminis genome:
- a CDS encoding M1 family metallopeptidase, whose product MAAKDANIGVKSGSHSDYNIDLKMNGEGYFTANANIQVKNQSNKEWEDLVFYFIPNVFAEGHTFDSVEGTSEADIGKVTVNGQKASFMLKGDTLTIKLKPEMKDKRRHNVKIEYGFTVPDKGSRFSKVDTNYYLAQWYPMAAVYQKGKWNKEPYMEGLETFHTGFSDFNVSYKLPKGYSLASTADKDPAEGKNEGHIKAKKVRDFFIAVMKDMEVHETEAKDGVKVRLFSRSNHDKDPVASLTLAKNALTFYQDHIGDYPHEQLDIVLDDGQFMEYPGIVTINPYIDDKRFYDISIVHEIAHQYFYGVVANDPYNNAWIDEGITEFATSMYFYAGQNQAERQAFGISHFRMEAIEEAGLGRQYSNVPVNEVKHSGYIYGQPSLEILQMIQEKYTLKGESPKAVGMQFLSDYYQNFRYKEVDTKEFISFTKDYFSVPTGYFNNWIDTSKLDS is encoded by the coding sequence ATGGCAGCAAAAGATGCCAATATTGGCGTTAAAAGCGGCAGCCACTCGGATTACAACATTGATCTGAAAATGAATGGCGAAGGTTATTTCACTGCCAATGCTAATATCCAAGTGAAAAACCAATCAAATAAAGAATGGGAAGACCTTGTATTTTATTTCATTCCAAACGTTTTTGCAGAGGGACATACATTTGATTCAGTCGAGGGAACATCTGAGGCAGATATCGGGAAGGTAACAGTGAACGGGCAAAAAGCGTCATTTATGCTAAAGGGTGATACGTTAACCATAAAGTTAAAACCTGAAATGAAAGATAAAAGAAGACATAATGTAAAGATCGAATATGGATTTACAGTCCCTGACAAAGGCAGCCGCTTTTCAAAAGTAGACACAAACTATTATCTTGCTCAATGGTACCCTATGGCTGCAGTTTATCAAAAAGGCAAATGGAATAAAGAGCCGTATATGGAAGGACTGGAAACATTTCATACAGGCTTCTCTGATTTCAACGTTTCCTATAAGCTTCCGAAAGGGTATTCTCTGGCTTCAACAGCAGACAAAGATCCTGCAGAAGGGAAGAATGAAGGGCATATTAAAGCCAAAAAGGTCAGGGATTTCTTCATTGCTGTCATGAAGGATATGGAAGTTCATGAAACGGAAGCGAAAGACGGCGTGAAGGTCAGATTGTTTTCAAGAAGCAATCATGACAAAGACCCTGTAGCTTCATTGACACTGGCCAAAAATGCATTAACATTCTATCAGGATCATATTGGAGACTACCCGCATGAGCAGCTTGACATCGTTTTAGATGATGGACAATTTATGGAATATCCCGGTATTGTAACCATTAACCCTTATATTGATGATAAGAGATTTTATGATATATCTATTGTTCATGAAATTGCGCATCAGTATTTTTATGGAGTAGTGGCCAATGACCCCTACAATAATGCGTGGATTGATGAAGGAATTACTGAATTTGCCACCTCTATGTATTTCTATGCAGGTCAAAACCAGGCTGAAAGACAGGCATTTGGCATTTCCCATTTTCGAATGGAGGCCATTGAAGAAGCTGGACTTGGAAGGCAATATTCAAATGTGCCGGTTAATGAGGTAAAGCATTCAGGCTATATCTATGGGCAGCCTTCTCTGGAGATTTTACAGATGATTCAGGAAAAATATACCCTAAAAGGAGAATCCCCTAAAGCCGTGGGGATGCAGTTCCTGTCAGATTATTATCAAAATTTCCGTTATAAAGAGGTCGATACAAAGGAGTTTATATCCTTCACAAAAGATTACTTCAGTGTTCCGACCGGTTATTTCAATAATTGGATTGATACATCTAAACTAGACAGCTAA
- a CDS encoding Hsp20 family protein: MDVYGGSKEKDRNEPFGDLMKSMNQLFHEKPVRGFLQTMDDFFKNPFPNSSSFHVDVAETEKEHIISAELPGINREQIQIDILDNYITISVKSSEMVTEEDEKNKIFRRQQSMQRSSRTVPLPQPVNEKKVKAVYQNGLLQITVPKQQGKRIVIDES; encoded by the coding sequence ATGGATGTATATGGAGGATCCAAAGAAAAAGACCGAAATGAGCCTTTTGGTGATTTAATGAAATCGATGAATCAGCTTTTTCATGAAAAACCCGTTAGAGGATTTCTGCAGACCATGGATGATTTCTTTAAGAATCCCTTCCCAAATTCTTCTTCTTTTCATGTCGATGTTGCGGAAACCGAAAAAGAACATATCATTAGTGCAGAACTTCCAGGAATAAATAGAGAGCAAATACAAATTGACATCCTGGACAATTATATAACCATTTCTGTCAAGTCCTCTGAGATGGTGACAGAAGAGGATGAGAAAAATAAAATCTTTAGAAGACAGCAAAGCATGCAGCGTTCCAGCCGGACCGTTCCGCTTCCCCAGCCAGTTAATGAAAAGAAAGTAAAGGCAGTTTACCAAAACGGCCTTCTGCAAATCACGGTGCCAAAGCAGCAGGGAAAAAGAATCGTAATCGATGAAAGCTGA
- a CDS encoding ABC transporter permease subunit: MLLLAITFAGPYLPFVDRELTKITYILNEDKKPVIPPYPPSEEYIFGTDKSGRDLLSLIILGAKETILLVACITGLRYTLAIPLSFLAHKKWMGTHLFLKWLNGLLSYIPTIIIVMLLAMLPPFLLTEHRPLFLLLIIGLAEMPRAAEMIKLEFDQISSKEYIYGGIAAGASPYRLFRTYYLPFLFSKLLVYMVTDLGKVMFLLGQLGFVGIFISQDLVQSMGGDWQLVNNSISWPMMLMKAFEDIRGPIWIPFFPAFAMTCAILTFNIFAQGLKSFFTKKVRYI; this comes from the coding sequence ATGCTACTATTGGCAATCACGTTTGCCGGACCTTATCTTCCTTTTGTAGACCGCGAGTTAACAAAGATTACTTACATCCTTAATGAGGATAAAAAGCCCGTTATACCGCCTTATCCGCCATCAGAGGAATACATATTCGGCACTGACAAAAGCGGAAGGGATTTACTCAGCCTGATTATATTGGGCGCAAAAGAAACCATTTTGCTGGTCGCCTGTATAACTGGCCTGAGATATACACTGGCAATTCCGCTCTCCTTTCTTGCGCACAAAAAATGGATGGGTACACACCTCTTCCTTAAATGGCTTAATGGACTGCTGTCATATATTCCGACCATCATCATTGTCATGCTTCTTGCCATGCTTCCGCCATTTTTGTTAACTGAACACCGGCCCCTATTCCTGCTCCTAATTATAGGTCTGGCAGAAATGCCCCGTGCCGCAGAAATGATAAAGCTGGAATTTGATCAGATTTCTTCCAAAGAATATATATATGGAGGGATTGCTGCTGGAGCTTCACCATACAGGCTTTTCAGAACATACTATCTGCCTTTTCTATTTAGCAAGCTTCTTGTATATATGGTTACAGACCTTGGAAAAGTCATGTTTTTACTTGGTCAATTAGGGTTTGTCGGCATTTTTATTTCCCAGGATTTAGTTCAATCCATGGGAGGAGATTGGCAATTGGTCAATAATTCGATTTCTTGGCCTATGATGCTGATGAAAGCCTTTGAGGATATAAGAGGCCCGATTTGGATTCCTTTCTTCCCAGCATTTGCAATGACCTGTGCCATCTTAACGTTTAATATATTCGCTCAGGGATTAAAATCATTTTTCACCAAGAAGGTCCGATATATTTAG
- a CDS encoding ABC transporter permease subunit, producing MQQGLPYFKLYGHENWYSFLLPLISLSVFPFLHMSRFTSAALENEMGEEYVRTTYAKGLGDFKALLHMLWNCWSPILNQAQLVMLYILSSLPIIEKLAGYNGAGKELLFSITSNDEIKALSLMLPFLFIMFITIILSQIAKFWLMPKGRA from the coding sequence ATGCAGCAAGGGCTTCCTTACTTTAAGCTATATGGGCATGAAAATTGGTATAGCTTTTTACTGCCGCTCATTTCTTTATCCGTGTTTCCATTTCTTCACATGTCCCGTTTTACCTCGGCTGCACTTGAAAATGAAATGGGCGAAGAGTATGTGCGCACCACCTATGCAAAAGGGCTTGGCGACTTTAAAGCACTCCTGCATATGCTATGGAATTGCTGGTCCCCCATTTTGAACCAGGCGCAGCTGGTGATGCTCTATATCCTATCCAGTCTGCCAATCATTGAAAAGCTGGCTGGCTATAATGGGGCAGGCAAGGAGCTTCTATTCAGCATAACATCTAATGATGAAATTAAGGCACTGTCCCTGATGCTCCCTTTTCTCTTTATCATGTTTATTACTATTATCCTTTCACAGATAGCAAAATTCTGGCTCATGCCAAAAGGAAGGGCGTGA
- a CDS encoding ribonuclease H-like domain-containing protein — MSIKNKLNRLKGHLGTEKDKQPSPVKLSKNNIDVPFKEVWEAESVYPYYFEDSYCLVREKEYSLDQMHGIYSFGQFTAAVEAWNSSGITHPLSAAGHGPENLFFFDTETTGLGGGTGNTIFLLGQASLHGDKIKLKQHILPHPGAEIPLYKSFLESIDYSTMVTYNGKAFDWPQVKTRHTLLKEHVPKLPPFGHFDLYHAARRMWKHKLERIKLTAVEKDVLGIERKDDIPGFLAPMIYFDFVERKNPEGMLGIIKHNEIDILSLISLYTHLSFQIMQLDEKQTPREVYEVGRWLSTLGESSQAKTAFNRISEGESSEALDARFALAFEHKKHKNWDEAAKLWKDIAEKGLMNRKVISCIELAKIYEHRLKDIGQAIIYAKKAFNMMKDISGGETEKLKIKQEELHRRIVRLERKFNRT, encoded by the coding sequence TTGTCCATTAAAAACAAACTGAACAGGCTAAAGGGCCATCTCGGTACAGAGAAGGATAAACAGCCATCACCCGTCAAGTTGTCAAAGAATAATATCGATGTGCCATTTAAAGAAGTATGGGAAGCCGAAAGTGTCTATCCATATTATTTTGAAGACTCCTATTGCCTTGTGAGGGAAAAGGAATATAGCCTTGATCAAATGCATGGAATCTATTCTTTTGGCCAGTTTACAGCGGCGGTGGAGGCCTGGAATTCTTCAGGCATCACGCATCCGCTGTCTGCTGCCGGACATGGGCCGGAAAATCTTTTCTTCTTTGATACAGAGACAACAGGCTTAGGCGGAGGGACTGGAAACACTATTTTCCTGCTTGGCCAAGCCAGTCTGCACGGAGATAAAATAAAGCTGAAGCAGCATATCCTTCCTCATCCTGGAGCCGAGATTCCATTGTATAAAAGCTTTCTTGAAAGCATTGATTATTCAACAATGGTGACATACAACGGGAAGGCTTTCGACTGGCCGCAGGTAAAAACGAGGCATACCCTTCTGAAGGAGCATGTCCCCAAACTTCCTCCATTTGGCCATTTTGATTTGTATCATGCAGCAAGGAGAATGTGGAAGCACAAACTCGAGAGGATAAAACTTACTGCAGTGGAAAAAGATGTTTTGGGGATCGAAAGAAAGGATGATATTCCGGGTTTTCTGGCACCGATGATCTATTTTGATTTTGTGGAAAGAAAAAATCCTGAAGGAATGCTGGGAATAATTAAACATAATGAAATAGATATTTTGTCCCTGATCAGTCTTTATACACATCTTTCTTTCCAAATAATGCAGCTGGATGAAAAACAGACTCCCCGTGAGGTCTATGAAGTAGGAAGATGGCTTTCGACATTGGGTGAATCTTCACAGGCGAAGACAGCCTTTAATAGAATATCTGAAGGAGAGTCTTCTGAAGCTTTGGATGCCAGGTTTGCACTGGCTTTTGAGCATAAGAAACATAAAAATTGGGATGAGGCGGCAAAATTATGGAAGGATATTGCTGAAAAAGGCCTGATGAATAGGAAGGTAATATCATGCATTGAACTGGCCAAGATCTATGAGCATCGCTTAAAGGATATAGGCCAGGCAATTATATATGCGAAAAAAGCTTTTAACATGATGAAAGATATCTCAGGTGGCGAAACAGAAAAGCTGAAAATAAAACAGGAAGAATTGCATCGGCGGATTGTACGGCTTGAACGAAAGTTTAATCGAACTTAA
- a CDS encoding CotD family spore coat protein produces the protein MFCRPRPSQVMPAVVHPTKCCVTHSFQNIVVPHIHPTHHTHVNHINYENQHSFPHTQSNVNQVTQSNVNMGPRPGVAGAYSPGMGPGMGMGPGMGMGPGYGGPGTGVAGASTGMGPKQGPSFSGR, from the coding sequence ATGTTTTGCAGACCAAGACCTTCGCAGGTGATGCCTGCTGTTGTTCATCCGACAAAATGCTGTGTAACTCATTCTTTCCAGAACATTGTGGTTCCACACATTCATCCTACACATCATACTCATGTAAACCACATTAACTATGAGAATCAGCATTCTTTCCCGCATACTCAGTCAAATGTGAACCAGGTGACACAATCAAATGTTAATATGGGACCAAGACCAGGCGTGGCAGGTGCATATAGCCCAGGAATGGGTCCAGGTATGGGAATGGGCCCAGGTATGGGAATGGGTCCAGGATATGGCGGACCAGGAACTGGCGTAGCAGGAGCATCAACCGGAATGGGGCCAAAACAAGGGCCGAGTTTTTCCGGCAGATAA
- the gpsB gene encoding cell division regulator GpsB, giving the protein MLSDKIKLTAKDILEKEFKTAMRGYKPEDVDKFLDLVIKDYEAFHQEIEDLQQENMRLKKQVDDASRRPAAQTAGTTNFDILKRLSNLEKHVFGSKLYD; this is encoded by the coding sequence ATGCTATCCGATAAAATTAAATTAACTGCAAAAGATATTTTGGAAAAAGAGTTTAAGACAGCTATGAGAGGCTATAAGCCTGAAGATGTTGACAAGTTCTTAGATTTGGTCATAAAAGATTATGAAGCATTCCATCAGGAAATTGAAGATCTTCAGCAGGAAAATATGAGATTGAAAAAACAGGTTGACGATGCTTCACGCAGACCGGCAGCACAAACTGCAGGTACAACCAATTTTGATATTCTAAAAAGATTATCAAATCTGGAAAAACACGTTTTTGGCAGTAAATTGTATGATTGA
- a CDS encoding THUMP domain-containing class I SAM-dependent RNA methyltransferase: MSKYDLIATTAMGLEALAAKEVRDLGYECEVENGRITYKGDEAAIVRSNLWLRTADRIRIKVGEFKATSFDELFEKTKSLPWENYMPENAEFPVSGKSVKSKLFSVSDCQAIVKKAIVERMRTKYNKTGWLEENGPLFKIEVALHKDVALLTIDASGSGLHKRGYRTGQGEAPLKETLAAALVMLTNWNPDKPFADPFCGSGTIPIEAALIGQNIAPGFNREFISEGWSWIPEKVWEDGRNEAEDLANYDQPLDITGADIDHRMVKIAEENAFEAGLGDLINFKQMQVRDFTTAKEYGVIVGNPPYGERLGEKAAVQRMYAEMGRALAPLDTWSIYMLTSDEEFENHFGKKATKKRKLFNGFIRTDYYQYWGKRPPRNN, translated from the coding sequence ATGTCTAAATACGATTTAATCGCCACTACGGCCATGGGGCTTGAGGCACTCGCTGCCAAAGAAGTGCGCGATCTCGGATATGAATGTGAAGTTGAAAACGGCAGAATAACATATAAAGGCGATGAAGCTGCAATTGTCCGGTCGAATTTATGGCTGAGAACAGCAGACAGAATACGCATAAAAGTGGGAGAATTTAAAGCAACAAGTTTTGATGAGCTTTTTGAGAAAACAAAATCGCTGCCCTGGGAAAATTATATGCCTGAAAATGCCGAATTTCCTGTTTCAGGAAAGTCTGTGAAGTCCAAGCTTTTTTCAGTTTCCGATTGTCAGGCTATTGTCAAGAAAGCAATAGTGGAACGCATGAGAACAAAGTATAATAAGACAGGCTGGCTCGAAGAAAATGGGCCGTTATTTAAAATAGAAGTTGCTCTTCATAAAGATGTAGCGCTTTTGACCATCGATGCCAGCGGAAGTGGACTCCATAAACGGGGATATCGTACGGGGCAGGGGGAAGCACCCCTAAAGGAAACACTTGCAGCTGCACTGGTTATGCTGACTAATTGGAACCCGGATAAGCCATTTGCAGATCCCTTCTGCGGATCTGGCACTATTCCGATAGAAGCAGCGTTAATCGGCCAGAATATTGCACCAGGTTTTAATCGTGAATTCATTTCGGAAGGATGGTCATGGATTCCTGAAAAAGTCTGGGAGGATGGAAGAAACGAAGCTGAAGACCTGGCGAACTATGATCAGCCTCTCGATATTACAGGTGCTGACATTGATCACAGGATGGTGAAAATAGCAGAAGAAAATGCTTTTGAAGCCGGATTGGGAGATTTAATAAACTTCAAACAAATGCAAGTGCGCGATTTTACGACTGCTAAGGAATATGGTGTCATTGTCGGAAATCCTCCGTATGGGGAGAGACTTGGTGAGAAGGCAGCGGTACAGCGAATGTACGCTGAAATGGGGAGGGCCTTGGCCCCTCTTGATACGTGGTCGATTTATATGCTGACTTCAGACGAGGAATTTGAAAATCACTTTGGAAAAAAAGCGACTAAGAAACGCAAGCTCTTCAATGGTTTTATTCGCACAGACTATTATCAGTACTGGGGCAAAAGACCGCCAAGAAATAATTAG
- a CDS encoding ATP-dependent DNA helicase translates to MSNRMPFAVSKSESFYEKLSEWIGDVFYDILPEAGFEIRDEQIFMAFQLEKAFKDKSVIFAEAGVGTGKTIVYLLYAISYARYINKPAIIACADETLIEQLVKKEGDIAKLEKALGLNIDVRLAKSRDQYLCLNKLDKLVANDVHDHYNRIFDDLPDFVQTGSSMQKFEKYGDRKDYPDLPDEHWKNVSWDSIQDCFTCEKRHRCGQTLHREYYRSAKDLIICSHDFYMEHIWTKESRKREGQLPLLPESSCVVFDEGHLLEYASQKALTYRFTEQILESILTRLMANDVREKTLNIIEDAIYQNEHFFLTLAMSASGDAGSDKKTIEKTADVMREGRKLQNLINTLEEELVFESEMYVINEYDLKIVEEYLEQIAYSLSLFLKDLKGITWFEETNGERTLVIMPRMVEDIMREEVFSQKKPFVFSSATLSENKSFDYMAKSLGVDEYLSFTVDSPFDYEENMVIRMPEFAEESATAKMDYILEQIMMTEGRALVLFNSASELAEFKAFASGKLSVPIFFEGDAEISTLVSNFQNDEYSVLCSVHLWEGLDIPGRSLENVLIFGLPFPPHDPVFTAKREGSSDPFREVDLPYMILRLRQGIGRLIRTHEDKGTVHILMNENENEEVRETIKKVLPAEPSIKS, encoded by the coding sequence ATGTCTAACCGAATGCCTTTTGCCGTATCCAAAAGCGAATCTTTTTACGAAAAGCTAAGCGAGTGGATCGGAGATGTTTTTTACGATATATTGCCTGAAGCAGGATTTGAAATTCGGGATGAACAAATATTTATGGCCTTTCAGCTTGAGAAGGCATTTAAAGACAAAAGTGTTATTTTTGCTGAGGCTGGTGTAGGGACTGGGAAAACGATTGTTTATCTTTTATATGCAATCAGCTATGCAAGGTACATAAACAAACCTGCTATTATCGCATGTGCGGATGAGACTTTAATTGAGCAGCTTGTGAAAAAGGAAGGAGATATTGCCAAGCTGGAGAAAGCATTAGGATTGAATATTGATGTCAGGCTGGCAAAATCACGTGATCAGTACCTATGCTTAAATAAGCTGGATAAGCTCGTAGCGAATGATGTTCATGATCATTATAACCGCATTTTTGATGATCTCCCGGATTTTGTTCAAACAGGATCTTCCATGCAAAAGTTTGAGAAATATGGTGACCGGAAAGATTATCCTGATTTGCCGGATGAGCATTGGAAGAATGTCTCGTGGGATTCAATCCAGGATTGTTTTACTTGTGAGAAGCGCCACCGCTGTGGTCAAACCCTCCATAGGGAATACTACCGGAGCGCAAAAGACTTGATTATTTGTTCGCATGATTTTTATATGGAACATATCTGGACAAAGGAATCAAGAAAACGTGAAGGGCAGCTGCCTTTGCTTCCTGAGAGCTCCTGTGTGGTTTTTGATGAAGGCCATTTGTTGGAATATGCATCCCAAAAGGCTCTGACTTATCGTTTTACTGAGCAGATACTGGAATCCATTTTAACAAGACTCATGGCTAATGATGTACGTGAAAAAACGTTAAATATAATTGAGGATGCCATTTACCAGAATGAGCATTTCTTTTTAACACTTGCCATGTCCGCTTCTGGTGACGCAGGCTCTGACAAGAAAACGATTGAAAAAACTGCCGATGTAATGAGAGAAGGCCGTAAACTCCAGAACTTAATCAATACACTTGAGGAAGAATTGGTGTTTGAAAGCGAAATGTACGTTATTAATGAATATGACTTAAAAATTGTCGAAGAATATCTTGAGCAAATCGCATACTCACTTTCACTGTTCCTAAAGGATTTAAAAGGAATTACCTGGTTTGAAGAAACAAATGGTGAAAGAACCCTGGTCATCATGCCAAGAATGGTGGAAGATATTATGCGGGAAGAAGTATTTTCCCAGAAGAAGCCGTTTGTATTTTCTTCAGCAACATTATCAGAGAATAAATCCTTTGATTATATGGCAAAGAGCCTTGGGGTAGATGAGTATTTATCATTTACCGTAGATTCCCCATTTGACTATGAAGAGAATATGGTTATTCGCATGCCGGAATTTGCAGAGGAATCTGCCACAGCGAAGATGGATTATATTCTTGAACAAATTATGATGACAGAAGGCAGGGCTTTAGTTTTATTCAATAGCGCTTCTGAATTGGCAGAATTCAAAGCCTTTGCATCAGGAAAATTGAGTGTGCCAATCTTTTTTGAAGGAGATGCAGAAATAAGTACCCTCGTGTCAAATTTCCAAAATGATGAGTATTCAGTACTCTGTTCTGTCCATTTATGGGAAGGTCTTGATATACCGGGAAGATCCCTGGAAAATGTGCTTATTTTTGGCTTGCCATTTCCTCCTCATGATCCGGTCTTTACAGCCAAAAGAGAAGGTTCATCTGATCCTTTCAGAGAGGTTGATCTGCCATATATGATTCTGAGGTTAAGGCAGGGTATTGGGAGATTAATTAGAACACATGAAGACAAGGGCACAGTTCACATTCTAATGAATGAAAATGAAAACGAAGAAGTGCGTGAAACGATAAAAAAGGTTCTGCCTGCAGAGCCATCCATAAAGAGTTGA
- a CDS encoding metal-sulfur cluster assembly factor — protein sequence MNPEELVLSNLKRVMDPELNINVVDLGLIYNIDFPDDGKAVITMTLTTPGCPLHDSIVSGVKYCIEDLKQFSAVEVNLVWEPAWTPARMTPEANQLLRG from the coding sequence ATGAATCCAGAAGAATTAGTTCTCAGCAATCTAAAAAGAGTTATGGATCCTGAGTTAAATATAAACGTGGTTGATTTGGGACTTATTTATAATATTGATTTTCCCGATGATGGCAAGGCAGTTATTACCATGACCCTGACAACACCCGGATGCCCGCTTCATGACAGTATTGTCAGCGGAGTGAAATATTGCATTGAAGATCTGAAGCAATTTTCTGCTGTTGAGGTTAATCTTGTCTGGGAACCAGCCTGGACCCCTGCCCGTATGACACCTGAAGCAAATCAGCTTTTGAGAGGTTAA
- a CDS encoding DUF2249 domain-containing protein → MKLDNRGLEPPQPMLRTLAALESLPEGETLLIINDRRPMFLYEQLDEMGCSHVTAEQEDGSFLIEIKK, encoded by the coding sequence ATGAAGCTGGATAACCGGGGACTGGAGCCGCCGCAGCCCATGCTGAGAACACTTGCAGCTCTTGAAAGCCTTCCAGAAGGAGAAACCTTATTAATCATTAATGACAGGCGGCCCATGTTTCTTTATGAACAGCTGGACGAAATGGGCTGCAGCCATGTAACTGCCGAACAGGAAGATGGAAGCTTTTTAATAGAAATTAAGAAATAA
- a CDS encoding DUF2249 domain-containing protein: MKNKVVELDVREDIKNKLEPFQKIMSAVSGLDAEDVFILHAPFKPIPLFGVLKAKGFEYKTEEIDKKHWKVIFTKSGESK, encoded by the coding sequence ATGAAAAACAAAGTCGTTGAACTTGATGTAAGAGAAGATATAAAAAACAAATTGGAGCCATTTCAGAAAATCATGTCCGCGGTATCTGGACTGGATGCCGAAGATGTTTTTATTCTGCATGCACCATTTAAGCCCATCCCTCTTTTTGGAGTATTAAAGGCAAAAGGGTTTGAATATAAAACTGAAGAAATTGATAAGAAGCATTGGAAAGTGATCTTTACTAAGAGCGGTGAGTCAAAATGA
- a CDS encoding MFS transporter: MYSGILLSTFGITAILIFLLPINKIFDTFKHHNSMLSGMLIIGIALILLSSAYSLAFMFLCMVLYGTGFALLFPSINALIASHTTEKTRGKAFGLFYAFFLWAL; the protein is encoded by the coding sequence ATGTACAGCGGAATCTTATTAAGCACTTTCGGAATAACCGCAATTCTTATTTTTCTGCTGCCTATTAATAAAATTTTTGATACATTTAAGCATCACAATAGCATGCTTTCAGGGATGCTGATCATTGGAATTGCACTCATTCTGCTAAGTTCAGCTTATTCTCTTGCATTCATGTTTTTATGCATGGTCCTTTACGGCACCGGGTTTGCTCTTTTATTCCCTTCCATTAATGCCCTTATAGCCAGCCATACAACTGAAAAAACAAGAGGAAAGGCATTTGGCCTCTTCTATGCCTTTTTTCTTTGGGCGTTGTAG
- a CDS encoding MFS transporter, translating to MAVSGAAVGCSAIIGPAFGAVVASNYSINWVFLIIAATMISSAVLAFVFLPSGNLKKVKEESSHSEKMLSLLKNPMLAASYLGAFSLMFAQGALAYLLPFR from the coding sequence ATGGCTGTATCAGGTGCTGCTGTTGGCTGTTCTGCCATTATCGGGCCTGCTTTTGGCGCTGTGGTTGCTTCCAATTACAGCATAAACTGGGTCTTTTTAATTATAGCAGCAACGATGATCAGCAGTGCAGTCCTGGCCTTTGTGTTTTTGCCATCAGGGAATCTGAAAAAGGTTAAAGAAGAAAGCTCTCATTCTGAGAAAATGCTTTCATTATTAAAGAATCCTATGCTCGCAGCAAGCTATTTAGGAGCTTTTTCACTCATGTTTGCTCAAGGGGCACTTGCTTACCTTCTCCCCTTCAGGTAG
- a CDS encoding MFS transporter — MKYLIYFIIIAAFIDTFSQLPIMSPFAKTFDSSPAFVGLIVGMYSFSNMIGNILAGYWIDKNGAKKFWSLAFP; from the coding sequence ATGAAATATTTGATTTACTTTATCATTATCGCAGCATTTATTGATACCTTTTCCCAGCTCCCTATTATGAGCCCTTTTGCCAAAACCTTTGACTCCTCACCAGCCTTTGTGGGATTAATTGTTGGGATGTATTCCTTCTCGAATATGATAGGCAATATATTAGCAGGCTATTGGATTGATAAAAACGGAGCAAAAAAGTTTTGGTCCCTGGCCTTTCCTTAA